A portion of the Cryptomeria japonica chromosome 5, Sugi_1.0, whole genome shotgun sequence genome contains these proteins:
- the LOC131034676 gene encoding transcription factor MYB74, which produces MGRTPCCEKNSGLKKGPWTPDEDQKLIEYIKRHGYGSWRALPKRAGLLRCGKSCRLRWTNYLRPDIKRGRFSYEEEQTIIELHAALGNKWSTIATHLPGRTDNEIKNYWNTHLKKRLMQMGIDPVTHRRRADLLDLSGVPSFYDGSVLNHPQQWENAMLAENLRQALLMADNKAVLAPTDLLSIANDQFNLQRSMSSSTWLQQQQGMGLDYKGLPHNLEQVLQSQTIECASNIKKWEQLLQQSIGYCPSSGINPNGYINHDEYNGSSISDFASPCSMDVLKMKAEQPQMLRNENMFLHNQEDHHNILNVDADLKPKVPFDESNLSATMWADQENPLQLVPPTFCTSNNTIYNQPELIPFMNTSRILFNGE; this is translated from the exons ATGGGGAGGACACCATGTTGTGAGAAGAATAGTGGACTGAAGAAGGGCCCATGGACTCCTGATGAAGATCAGAAGCTCATAGAATACATAAAACGCCATGGATATGGCAGCTGGCGTGCCCTTCCTAAGCGAGCAG GGCTGTTGAGGTGTGGGAAAAGCTGCAGGCTCAGGTGGACAAATTACTTGAGGCCTGATATAAAGCGTGGGAGATTTTCATATGAAGAAGAGCAAACCATAATTGAACTTCATGCTGCTCTTGGAAACAA GTGGTCTACTATAGCTACACACCTTCCTGGGAGaacagacaatgaaataaagaATTACTGGAACACCCACTTGAAGAAACGTCTGATGCAGATGGGAATTGATCCTGTAACACACAGGAGAAGAGCAGACTTGTTGGATCTCTCTGGTGTCCCTTCCTTTTATGATGGGTCTGTTCTAAATCATCCACAACAATGGGAGAATGCAATGCTTGCAGAAAACCTAAGACAGGCCTTACTAATGGCTGACAATAAGGCAGTTCTAGCTCCAACAGATTTGTTGTCAATAGCTAATGATCAGTTCAATTTGCAGAGGAGCATGAGCAGCTCAACATGGTTACAACAGCAGCAAGGAATGGGCCTAGATTATAAGGGACTTCCCCACAATTTGGAGCAGGTGCTGCAGTCTCAGACAATTGAATGTGCTTCCAACATTAAGAAATGGGAGCAGCTTCTGCAACAGTCAATAGGGTATTGTCCTTCCAGTGGCATAAACCCTAATGGGTATATAAACCATGACGAATACAATGGATCCAGCATTTCAGATTTTGCATCTCCATGCTCCATGGATGTACTTAAGATGAAGGCAGAACAGCCTCAGATGTTAAGGAATGAGAACATGTTTCTTCACAACCAAGAAGATCATCACAATATTCTCAATGTTGATGCAGACCTTAAACCTAAGGTCCCATTTGATGAAAGTAATCTCAGTGCAACAATGTGGGCTGATCAAGAAAACCCATTACAGCTAGTGCCTCCTACATTCTGCACATCAAATAATACCATCTACAACCAGCCTGAACTGATTCCTTTCATGAACACTAGCAGAATCCTCTTCAATGGTGAATAA